Proteins encoded by one window of Mesorhizobium sp. INR15:
- a CDS encoding anti-sigma factor, with protein sequence MNDFDPAELSAFLDGELSPARAGEIEALIATDPGMRSAFEQLKRADQQLKSVADAAAFRPDIHWPRPARWRAESWLALPLAVVMFAWVAGKLDPAMTTALFVNAISLVLFIACLAQLALGEMRASRSV encoded by the coding sequence ATGAACGATTTTGATCCGGCCGAACTGTCGGCCTTCCTGGACGGCGAGTTGAGCCCCGCCCGCGCCGGGGAAATCGAGGCCCTGATCGCGACCGACCCTGGCATGCGTTCCGCGTTCGAGCAGCTCAAGCGCGCCGATCAGCAACTGAAGTCGGTAGCCGACGCCGCTGCCTTTCGGCCCGATATCCACTGGCCAAGGCCCGCAAGGTGGCGGGCCGAGTCTTGGCTTGCACTGCCGCTGGCCGTCGTCATGTTCGCATGGGTGGCCGGGAAGTTGGACCCGGCCATGACCACGGCACTCTTCGTCAACGCCATCTCTCTCGTCCTGTTCATCGCCTGCCTGGCGCAGCTCGCCCTTGGCGAAATGCGCGCCAGTCGATCCGTTTGA
- a CDS encoding LacI family DNA-binding transcriptional regulator encodes MAHRQAQQRRPSIHDVASRAGVSAATVSKVMAGVTTVKSENAQRVLDAVEHLGYRVDPLASDMRRAKRRIIGAIMPEFESEFFGQMVAELEGLAEQRGYTLVAASSRESEAREKEVLARMHDWRVAGVVLAPVRNEHGPAAAFMKHNGMTGVLIDRVLSDDAFDTVSADSAAASAEVATMLVGMGHRHILVIGLAEQAATVRARLDGFRAQALALDPLVRIDVLLSEVSVEPLRSSLGDYFGKGERPTAVYSLLLKGTLVALSEFRRRGWHCPDDISLVGFDDAEWMQVTWPAIAAVVQPVRQIATEAMNLLFARIEGEEGPPTARLEPCQVLMRESVGLPGGAPHSGEGSHLKR; translated from the coding sequence ATGGCGCACAGGCAAGCCCAGCAGCGGCGTCCGTCGATCCATGACGTGGCCAGCCGCGCCGGCGTGTCCGCCGCCACCGTTTCGAAGGTCATGGCCGGCGTCACCACGGTGAAATCAGAGAATGCGCAGCGCGTGTTGGATGCCGTCGAACATCTCGGCTACCGCGTCGACCCGCTGGCTTCCGACATGCGCCGGGCCAAACGCCGCATCATCGGCGCCATCATGCCGGAGTTCGAAAGCGAATTCTTCGGCCAGATGGTGGCGGAACTCGAGGGCCTTGCCGAGCAGCGCGGCTATACGCTGGTGGCGGCATCGAGCCGCGAATCCGAGGCGCGCGAAAAGGAAGTCCTCGCCCGCATGCATGACTGGCGGGTGGCCGGCGTGGTGCTGGCGCCGGTGCGCAACGAACATGGCCCGGCGGCCGCCTTCATGAAGCACAATGGCATGACCGGCGTGCTGATCGACCGCGTGCTCTCGGACGATGCCTTCGACACGGTGTCGGCTGACAGTGCGGCGGCCAGCGCCGAAGTGGCCACGATGCTGGTTGGCATGGGCCATCGCCATATCCTGGTCATCGGCCTCGCCGAGCAGGCGGCGACGGTGCGTGCGCGCCTCGACGGGTTCCGTGCCCAAGCGCTTGCGCTGGACCCCTTGGTGCGCATCGATGTCCTCCTGTCGGAGGTCAGCGTCGAGCCGTTGCGGTCCTCGCTGGGCGACTATTTCGGCAAAGGCGAGCGGCCGACCGCCGTCTATTCACTGCTCCTGAAAGGCACGCTGGTGGCGCTCAGCGAATTTCGCCGGCGCGGCTGGCACTGTCCCGACGATATTTCGCTGGTCGGCTTCGACGACGCCGAATGGATGCAGGTGACATGGCCGGCCATCGCCGCCGTGGTGCAGCCGGTCCGCCAGATCGCTACCGAGGCGATGAACCTGCTGTTTGCCAGGATTGAGGGCGAGGAGGGGCCACCTACAGCGCGGCTCGAGCCTTGCCAGGTCTTGATGCGGGAATCCGTCGGCTTGCCAGGCGGCGCCCCGCATTCCGGGGAAGGCTCGCACCTAAAAAGATAA
- a CDS encoding hydroxyacid dehydrogenase has translation MSDSALPLVISAPEPRTLDLIFTPPQLARLHAGYRIVETTPEGVTALPDAVLTDARYIVGQPPITAETLDKLKALRCVFNVETNLLNNMPYETLFARGIHVVTTGLVFAEPVAELGLAMALNLARDIVDADLAFRDGKELWGGDGNQTARLLSGADVGIVGFGDLGRALNRLLSGFRTRTKVFDPWLPPSILIDNGVQPASLDEVLTQSDFVFVVASVTSENQGFLGAEAFASMRKGAAFILLSRAGVVDFPALMAAVRSGHIVAASDVFPEEPLASDHPVRALPGFLRSAHRAGALDIAFKRMGDMVLEDMDLIDRGLPPLRSKRAERETVSRMRSKPADRN, from the coding sequence ATGTCCGACAGCGCCTTGCCGCTGGTCATCAGCGCGCCCGAGCCACGCACGCTCGACCTTATCTTCACGCCGCCGCAGCTGGCGCGTTTGCATGCTGGATATCGCATCGTCGAAACGACGCCGGAAGGCGTCACCGCGCTGCCGGACGCCGTGCTGACTGACGCCCGCTACATCGTCGGCCAGCCGCCGATCACCGCTGAAACACTCGACAAGCTGAAAGCGTTGCGCTGCGTCTTCAATGTCGAGACCAATCTCCTCAACAACATGCCCTACGAGACGCTGTTCGCGCGCGGCATCCATGTCGTCACCACCGGCCTTGTCTTCGCCGAGCCGGTGGCCGAGCTTGGGCTTGCCATGGCGCTCAACCTCGCCCGCGACATTGTCGATGCCGATCTCGCCTTCCGCGATGGCAAGGAACTGTGGGGCGGCGACGGCAACCAGACGGCGCGGCTCTTGTCGGGCGCCGATGTCGGCATTGTCGGTTTTGGCGATCTCGGCCGCGCCTTGAACCGGCTGCTGTCAGGCTTTCGCACCAGGACAAAAGTCTTCGATCCTTGGCTGCCGCCCTCGATCCTGATCGACAATGGCGTCCAGCCGGCCTCGCTGGATGAAGTTCTGACGCAGAGCGATTTCGTCTTCGTCGTCGCCTCGGTGACCAGCGAGAACCAGGGCTTTCTCGGCGCCGAAGCCTTCGCCTCGATGCGCAAGGGCGCTGCTTTCATCCTGCTCAGCCGCGCCGGCGTCGTCGACTTCCCCGCCCTGATGGCGGCGGTCAGGAGCGGCCACATCGTCGCCGCCAGCGACGTTTTCCCGGAAGAGCCGCTGGCGAGCGATCACCCGGTGCGTGCCTTGCCCGGCTTCCTGCGCTCGGCCCATCGTGCCGGCGCGCTCGACATCGCCTTCAAGCGCATGGGCGACATGGTGCTCGAGGACATGGACCTGATCGACCGCGGCCTGCCGCCGCTGCGCTCCAAGCGGGCGGAGCGCGAGACCGTTTCGCGCATGCGCTCCAAACCGGCGGACAGGAACTGA
- a CDS encoding RNA polymerase sigma factor, producing the protein MLPQRDYARALEPLLVQASGYARSILRNRADAEDAVQTAALRGLERLGSYDELRPFKAWWFAILRNCCIDTMRRAQRRPTWAMAGDVADERSDEPAPDWEALDRALETLSDNHREIVRLRYFADLSYAEIAEALSIPAGTVMSRLYHARLALAATLQEETR; encoded by the coding sequence TTGCTCCCGCAGCGCGACTATGCGCGGGCGCTGGAGCCCCTGCTGGTGCAGGCCAGCGGGTACGCGCGCTCGATTCTAAGGAACAGGGCCGATGCCGAGGACGCGGTCCAGACAGCGGCCTTGCGCGGTCTGGAGCGTCTCGGCAGCTACGACGAACTACGGCCGTTCAAGGCATGGTGGTTCGCCATCCTGCGCAACTGCTGCATCGACACCATGAGGCGCGCGCAGCGGCGGCCTACCTGGGCGATGGCGGGCGACGTGGCCGATGAGCGCTCCGACGAACCCGCACCCGACTGGGAAGCACTGGACAGAGCGTTGGAAACCCTCTCGGACAACCACCGGGAGATCGTGCGGCTGCGCTATTTCGCCGACCTGAGCTACGCTGAGATCGCCGAAGCCCTGTCCATACCCGCCGGCACGGTCATGTCGCGCTTGTACCATGCCCGCTTGGCCCTCGCGGCGACGCTTCAGGAGGAAACGAGATGA
- a CDS encoding FAD-binding oxidoreductase — protein MTGSKSVEIAVVGAGVVGLATALRLAGEGREVLLIDPNEPGSGASFGNAGTLAEYACSPVGNPAVLRALPKLLLDADSPFSLRWTAVLHLAPWLLRFVRQSLPVATQANAVAMAGLLADALPAWEEMAAQADAADLLRRNGCLYLYRRESDLAGGASGRALRAEFGIDQQLLSREEVAALEPNLPAADGGGLFFPQSTNLTEPKAMMERLLKAAIARGAVLQRAEVTGLRAEAGGVELSGPGLRIRASKVVIAAGAFSRPLAAQAGDRIPLETERGYHLEFPMEMPLLTRPVCPVDLGFYMTPMAGRLRVAGTVELGRLGSPPNPRRLTLLDRGVRQFFPSLGQPSSQWLGFRPSLPDSRPVIGPSAVNANVIHAFGHGHLGLTLAAITARLVADAVAGRGDSARLAPFAANRF, from the coding sequence GTGACAGGTTCCAAGAGCGTTGAGATCGCCGTGGTCGGCGCGGGTGTCGTCGGACTGGCAACCGCATTGCGCCTGGCCGGCGAAGGCCGCGAGGTTCTGCTCATCGATCCCAACGAGCCGGGTTCCGGCGCGTCGTTCGGTAATGCCGGGACGCTGGCTGAATATGCCTGCTCGCCGGTTGGCAACCCGGCGGTGCTGCGCGCGCTGCCGAAGCTGCTGCTCGATGCCGACAGCCCTTTCTCCTTGCGCTGGACAGCGGTTCTGCACCTGGCGCCGTGGCTGCTGCGGTTCGTCAGGCAATCGCTGCCGGTCGCCACCCAAGCCAATGCCGTGGCGATGGCTGGACTTCTGGCCGATGCCTTGCCGGCCTGGGAGGAGATGGCCGCGCAGGCCGATGCCGCAGACCTTTTGCGCCGCAACGGTTGCCTCTATCTCTATCGGCGCGAGAGCGACCTTGCAGGCGGCGCGTCTGGCCGCGCGCTGCGGGCCGAATTCGGCATCGACCAGCAGTTGCTGAGCCGTGAGGAGGTGGCCGCGCTTGAACCCAACCTTCCGGCGGCGGATGGCGGCGGGCTGTTCTTTCCCCAGTCGACGAACCTGACCGAACCGAAGGCAATGATGGAGCGGCTGCTCAAGGCGGCTATCGCCCGAGGTGCCGTGCTGCAACGGGCTGAGGTGACAGGGCTTCGCGCCGAGGCCGGCGGCGTCGAGCTCAGCGGCCCCGGCCTGCGCATCCGCGCCAGCAAGGTGGTGATCGCCGCCGGCGCGTTCTCGCGGCCGCTGGCGGCACAGGCCGGCGATCGGATCCCGCTCGAAACCGAGCGCGGCTATCATCTCGAATTTCCCATGGAAATGCCGCTGCTGACGCGCCCGGTCTGCCCGGTCGATCTCGGCTTCTACATGACGCCGATGGCGGGCCGGCTGCGTGTTGCCGGCACGGTCGAACTCGGGCGGCTGGGGTCGCCGCCCAATCCGCGCCGGCTGACGCTGCTTGATCGCGGCGTGCGCCAGTTCTTTCCATCGCTCGGCCAGCCTTCGTCGCAATGGCTGGGCTTTCGGCCTTCGCTGCCGGATTCCAGGCCAGTCATCGGGCCGTCGGCCGTCAATGCCAATGTCATCCATGCCTTCGGCCATGGCCATCTCGGCCTGACGCTGGCGGCGATCACGGCGCGGCTGGTCGCTGACGCTGTCGCCGGGCGCGGCGACAGCGCCCGGCTCGCACCGTTCGCGGCGAACCGCTTCTGA
- a CDS encoding class I SAM-dependent methyltransferase, with protein MVAETGITKAVGAYSDQFRFLRHWIANPLTVSAVAPSSVTLGRLMTSEISPATGPVIELGPGTGVFTRALLSRGLRESDLTLIEFGADFAAMLQQRFPLARVLHMDAARLTEEAVFEAGTAGAVVSGLPLLSIPTDKVAAIVAGCFRALRPSAGFYQFTYGPRCPVPRPVLDELGLDAVRIGGTLRNLPPAAVYRITRRKA; from the coding sequence ATGGTGGCTGAAACAGGGATCACCAAAGCCGTGGGCGCATATTCCGATCAATTTCGTTTTCTGAGGCATTGGATCGCCAACCCGCTCACGGTTTCGGCGGTGGCGCCGTCGAGCGTGACACTGGGCCGGCTGATGACGTCGGAGATTTCGCCCGCCACCGGTCCGGTGATCGAGCTTGGACCGGGCACCGGCGTCTTCACCCGCGCGCTGCTTTCGCGCGGCTTGCGTGAAAGCGACCTGACGCTGATCGAATTCGGCGCAGACTTCGCTGCCATGCTGCAGCAGCGCTTCCCTCTCGCCCGCGTTTTGCACATGGATGCGGCGCGGCTGACCGAGGAGGCTGTGTTCGAGGCGGGAACCGCCGGCGCCGTGGTTTCCGGCCTGCCGCTGCTGTCGATTCCCACCGACAAGGTGGCGGCGATCGTGGCCGGATGTTTTCGCGCCTTGCGTCCGTCCGCCGGCTTCTATCAGTTCACCTATGGTCCGCGCTGCCCGGTGCCGCGCCCCGTGCTTGATGAACTCGGGCTGGACGCCGTGCGCATCGGCGGCACCTTGCGCAACCTGCCCCCGGCCGCCGTCTACCGCATAACCCGCCGCAAGGCGTGA
- a CDS encoding helix-turn-helix transcriptional regulator yields the protein MSIREIIAANLRLLIKGRASVSAVCRELGINRTQFERYLQGQTVPNKATVKLICDYFQIGEKDLYREPGAAEPEKSDHASIREMLYHNLTRPPGPAIASGIYFTYFSIPDHPDLLMRSVTFVRREGELVTFRRVTKWAENHVQRGARAPGSHYGVATSRLNWIYFSGVNSRQTGEPSIIAVQWAPYSEPVLVGKAMVLTGSGPAFVSVIMRQQVTRMSTKQAMRLVRVVRIDDPGVDKLVVSLAREA from the coding sequence TTGTCAATTCGCGAGATTATCGCTGCCAATCTGAGGCTGCTTATCAAGGGCCGCGCTTCCGTAAGCGCGGTTTGCCGTGAGCTTGGCATAAATCGCACGCAGTTCGAGCGCTACCTGCAAGGGCAGACCGTTCCAAACAAAGCCACCGTCAAGCTGATCTGCGACTATTTCCAGATCGGCGAAAAGGATCTGTACCGTGAGCCCGGCGCCGCTGAGCCCGAAAAATCCGATCACGCATCGATCCGCGAGATGCTGTATCACAACCTGACACGTCCGCCGGGTCCCGCGATCGCCAGCGGCATCTACTTCACCTATTTTTCGATTCCTGATCACCCCGACCTTCTGATGCGGTCGGTGACGTTCGTGCGCCGCGAGGGCGAGCTGGTCACCTTCAGGAGAGTGACCAAATGGGCCGAGAACCACGTCCAAAGGGGAGCGCGCGCGCCCGGCAGCCACTATGGCGTGGCCACCTCGCGCCTGAACTGGATCTATTTCAGCGGCGTCAACAGCCGCCAGACCGGCGAACCATCGATCATAGCCGTGCAATGGGCCCCCTACTCGGAACCGGTTCTGGTCGGCAAAGCCATGGTATTGACCGGCTCCGGGCCGGCCTTCGTCTCGGTCATCATGCGCCAGCAGGTCACCAGGATGAGCACGAAACAGGCGATGCGCCTCGTCCGCGTCGTCAGGATCGACGATCCCGGTGTTGATAAACTGGTGGTCAGCCTGGCGCGCGAAGCCTGA
- a CDS encoding HWE histidine kinase domain-containing protein → MPQAGNADPTASLKQELKAADPALIGNDALLAAVFSGSGDCVKILDLDGRLQFMSDGGKRVMEVENFSAIKGCPWPDFWVDEGNIAAREAVEDARNGKTAHFVGSANTAKGNPRYWDVQVMPILGPDGKPTHILSISRDISEIRLAELALRESELRLKLALAAAQMGVWETHVVNGEFVSLRRDDRANLLLGGMPGEAPTFEGFASSVHPDDRYLLQPAADRALADDGDGVLDVEYRILAHHDQPERWVHARAQAIPMGNGTRFIGTVRDISERKEAEARQRILSGELQHRIKNSLAIVSAIASQTFKGDDVAERKKAFTSRLEALAQAHDILTAAAWKGALIRTVINSALGPHRSAHEVFEIDGPDLELSAKQALSMGLALHELATNAVKYGALSKASGRVRIAWSLGRPDQAGGQQFTFTWHEIGGPSVATPTASGFGSRVIRSVFAADFEGTVHLDYAPDGLVCTLTARLLPLGDRS, encoded by the coding sequence ATGCCACAGGCTGGCAATGCCGACCCGACCGCGTCCCTGAAACAGGAGCTGAAAGCCGCGGATCCCGCGCTTATCGGCAATGACGCCTTGCTTGCGGCCGTGTTTTCGGGAAGCGGCGATTGCGTCAAGATCCTTGATCTTGATGGCCGCCTTCAGTTCATGAGCGACGGTGGCAAGCGCGTCATGGAGGTGGAGAATTTCAGCGCGATAAAGGGATGTCCCTGGCCGGATTTCTGGGTTGACGAGGGAAACATCGCGGCGCGCGAAGCCGTTGAAGATGCACGCAACGGCAAGACGGCGCATTTTGTCGGCTCGGCCAACACAGCGAAGGGCAACCCCAGATACTGGGACGTGCAGGTCATGCCGATCCTGGGACCGGACGGGAAGCCAACGCATATCCTGTCGATCTCGCGCGACATCTCCGAGATCCGGCTTGCGGAACTTGCTTTGCGCGAGAGTGAATTGCGGCTGAAACTGGCTTTGGCCGCCGCGCAGATGGGGGTCTGGGAGACCCATGTGGTGAATGGCGAATTCGTCAGTCTGAGGCGGGACGATCGCGCCAATCTGCTGCTTGGCGGCATGCCGGGCGAAGCGCCGACTTTCGAAGGGTTCGCGTCGAGCGTGCATCCTGACGACAGATATCTGTTGCAGCCGGCAGCCGATCGCGCGCTGGCCGACGATGGCGACGGCGTCCTCGATGTCGAGTACCGCATATTGGCCCATCACGACCAGCCGGAGCGCTGGGTTCACGCAAGAGCCCAGGCTATCCCCATGGGCAACGGAACACGCTTCATCGGAACCGTCCGCGACATCAGCGAGCGCAAGGAAGCAGAGGCACGGCAGCGGATCTTGAGCGGCGAACTGCAGCACAGGATCAAGAACAGCCTGGCGATTGTCAGCGCGATCGCCAGCCAAACCTTCAAGGGCGACGATGTGGCGGAGCGCAAGAAAGCCTTCACCTCTCGCCTCGAAGCCCTGGCGCAGGCACACGACATCCTGACCGCGGCGGCATGGAAAGGGGCGCTAATTCGAACGGTTATCAACAGTGCGCTGGGTCCGCACCGCTCCGCGCACGAGGTTTTCGAGATTGACGGTCCAGACCTCGAACTGAGCGCCAAGCAGGCGCTTTCAATGGGACTGGCGCTTCACGAGCTGGCGACAAACGCGGTAAAATACGGCGCGCTTTCCAAAGCTTCCGGGCGGGTAAGGATCGCCTGGTCGCTCGGCAGGCCGGATCAGGCCGGTGGCCAGCAATTCACCTTCACCTGGCACGAGATCGGCGGCCCATCTGTTGCCACACCGACCGCGAGCGGGTTCGGGTCCCGTGTCATCAGAAGCGTCTTTGCCGCGGATTTCGAAGGCACCGTGCATTTGGATTATGCGCCCGATGGCCTGGTTTGCACGTTGACGGCGCGCCTTCTGCCTCTAGGAGACAGATCCTGA
- a CDS encoding Ku protein has translation MAPRASWKGYLKLSLVSCPVRLYPASSTSERISFNQLHKKTHNRINMKPVDPELGLVERSDLVKGYEYEDKQYIIIDDADLDAVRIESNHTMNIEAFVDEGEVDVIYQDAPYYMAPDGAMAEETFAVLREAMRKSGKLAIARLVLSSRERVVTIGARENGMFVCTLRNPNEVRGTSEYFGNIPAGKPDAEMLQLAEALIKQKETTFDPKKYEDRYEAALMTMIREKLKGHKPIIAAAPERGNVINLMDALKASLSQSKPPAKSKSKADEAEKPAAKKAAAGGAAENPLKANLLKAVGKSKK, from the coding sequence ATGGCGCCCAGGGCAAGTTGGAAAGGTTACCTCAAACTCAGTCTCGTCAGCTGTCCGGTCCGGCTTTATCCGGCCAGCAGCACGAGCGAGCGCATCTCGTTCAACCAGCTTCACAAGAAGACCCACAACCGTATCAACATGAAGCCGGTCGACCCAGAGCTCGGGCTGGTCGAGCGCTCGGATCTGGTCAAGGGCTACGAATACGAGGACAAGCAGTACATCATCATCGATGATGCCGACCTCGATGCGGTGCGGATCGAATCCAACCATACGATGAACATCGAGGCCTTCGTCGATGAGGGCGAGGTCGACGTCATCTACCAGGACGCGCCCTATTACATGGCGCCGGATGGCGCGATGGCCGAGGAAACCTTCGCCGTGCTGCGTGAAGCGATGCGCAAGTCCGGCAAGCTGGCGATCGCACGGCTTGTGCTGTCCAGCCGCGAGCGGGTGGTGACGATCGGCGCGCGCGAAAACGGCATGTTCGTGTGCACCTTGAGGAACCCCAACGAAGTGCGTGGAACTTCGGAGTATTTCGGCAACATCCCGGCCGGCAAGCCGGATGCGGAAATGCTGCAGCTGGCCGAAGCGCTGATCAAACAGAAGGAAACCACCTTCGATCCGAAGAAATATGAAGACCGCTACGAGGCCGCGCTGATGACGATGATCCGCGAGAAGCTCAAGGGCCACAAGCCAATCATCGCGGCCGCACCCGAGCGCGGCAATGTCATCAACCTGATGGATGCGCTGAAGGCCAGCCTGTCGCAGTCGAAGCCGCCGGCCAAATCGAAGAGCAAGGCCGACGAGGCCGAGAAGCCAGCCGCCAAGAAGGCGGCAGCGGGCGGGGCGGCTGAAAATCCGTTGAAAGCCAACCTGCTGAAGGCAGTCGGCAAGAGCAAGAAGTGA
- the ligD gene encoding DNA ligase D has translation MPTPPKLKTYRAKREFSKTPEPAGGSVAGEGNRFVVHKHHATADHYDLRLQVGDVLKSWAVPRGPSLNPADKRLAVETEDHPLEYIDFEGVIPEGEYGGGPMIVWDTGTWAPMDDVEKSLRTGAFKFRLAGEKLNGGWMLTRLKPKPGEDEEKKNWLLFKERDLASDTTLDILEARPESVKSGRRIEELVAAPKPARVGPKPGSLKPGTLPGAVKAPALSRIEPQLATQVPKPPGGDDPGDRTGEVWLHEIKLDGYRTMAHLGDGKVKLITRGGIDWTKRYGDLPEAFARLPCRDAIIDGEIVVLDNKGISRFALLQDALAEGAGSKLHFYAFDLLHLDGWDLMKVPLEKRKRLLAELLAGQGANSAIQYSDHVSGDGQGLYDQATELGLEGVISKRATATYQSGRTKSWTKAKALKNGDFVIAGYTTSQAAEGLAALGMAEWENGELHYRGKVGTGFDAQTASDLLARLEPLTVGATAPEGVPREIMREMNWVKPLFSARIHFANRTADNSLRHGVFRGLRDVGLSTPVSAKRKRLIAEADLATVWVTNPTRRLFGKTGPTKLDIAVYYALVGDFMLPHILGRPVSLVRCPTGLPKDCFFQRHAFTGMPPSVVTFEATNSEGETKSYLSVEGAKGYLALAQFGVVEFHTWGTHRASLDKPDQIVLDLDPGEGISWREVVEAAVHIKGQLEGLGLVPFAKTSGGSGIHITVPVTQKQNWKKLHQATSAISTHLAASAPDTFTTTMGKDNRKKRIFIDYHRNARGHTSAAPYSLRARTNLPASTPVSWSDLELIDAPQDLNYSSLPGLLETSGDPWAEIDEFARDLPVVGN, from the coding sequence ATGCCCACCCCGCCCAAGCTCAAAACCTACCGCGCCAAGCGCGAATTCTCGAAAACGCCTGAACCCGCCGGCGGGTCCGTGGCAGGCGAAGGCAACCGCTTCGTCGTTCACAAGCACCATGCCACGGCCGATCATTATGACCTGCGGCTGCAGGTCGGCGATGTGCTGAAAAGCTGGGCGGTGCCGCGCGGGCCTTCGCTCAACCCCGCCGACAAAAGGCTGGCGGTCGAGACCGAGGATCATCCGCTGGAATATATCGATTTCGAGGGCGTCATCCCCGAGGGCGAATATGGCGGCGGCCCGATGATCGTCTGGGACACCGGCACCTGGGCGCCGATGGACGATGTCGAGAAAAGCCTGCGCACCGGCGCCTTCAAGTTCCGGCTGGCCGGCGAGAAGCTCAATGGCGGCTGGATGCTGACGCGGCTGAAGCCCAAGCCCGGCGAGGACGAAGAGAAGAAAAACTGGCTGCTGTTCAAGGAGCGCGACCTCGCCTCCGACACCACGCTGGATATCCTTGAAGCCCGGCCTGAAAGCGTCAAATCCGGACGCCGCATCGAGGAGCTGGTGGCGGCGCCGAAACCCGCGAGGGTGGGTCCCAAACCGGGCTCGCTGAAACCAGGCACATTGCCGGGCGCGGTCAAGGCTCCGGCGCTCAGCCGCATCGAGCCGCAACTGGCGACGCAGGTGCCGAAGCCGCCCGGCGGTGACGATCCGGGGGATCGCACAGGGGAGGTGTGGCTGCACGAGATCAAGCTCGACGGCTACCGCACCATGGCGCATCTCGGTGACGGCAAGGTCAAGCTGATCACCCGGGGCGGCATCGACTGGACGAAGCGCTACGGCGACCTGCCGGAGGCTTTCGCCAGATTGCCGTGCCGCGACGCGATCATCGATGGTGAGATCGTCGTGCTCGACAACAAGGGCATCAGCCGCTTTGCGCTTTTGCAGGACGCGCTGGCCGAGGGCGCCGGCAGCAAGCTGCATTTCTACGCCTTCGACCTGCTGCATCTCGACGGCTGGGATTTGATGAAGGTGCCGCTGGAAAAGCGAAAGCGGCTTTTGGCCGAGCTGCTGGCCGGGCAAGGCGCCAATTCCGCCATCCAGTACAGCGACCACGTGAGCGGTGATGGGCAGGGGCTTTACGATCAGGCGACGGAATTGGGGCTTGAAGGCGTCATCTCGAAACGCGCTACCGCGACCTACCAGAGCGGGCGCACCAAGAGCTGGACCAAGGCCAAGGCGCTGAAGAACGGCGACTTCGTCATCGCCGGCTACACGACCTCGCAAGCGGCGGAAGGGCTGGCCGCGCTCGGCATGGCCGAGTGGGAGAATGGCGAGCTGCATTATCGCGGCAAGGTCGGCACCGGTTTCGATGCCCAGACGGCATCCGATCTGCTGGCGCGGCTGGAGCCGCTGACCGTGGGCGCCACGGCGCCGGAAGGCGTGCCGCGCGAGATCATGCGCGAGATGAACTGGGTGAAGCCGCTGTTTTCGGCACGCATCCATTTTGCCAACCGCACGGCGGACAATTCGCTGCGCCATGGCGTGTTTCGCGGTTTGCGCGATGTCGGCCTGTCGACGCCGGTCTCGGCCAAGCGCAAGCGGCTGATCGCCGAGGCTGACCTCGCCACCGTCTGGGTGACCAACCCGACGCGGCGGCTGTTCGGCAAGACCGGACCGACAAAACTCGACATCGCGGTCTATTACGCGCTGGTCGGCGACTTCATGCTGCCGCATATCCTTGGCCGCCCGGTGTCGCTGGTGCGCTGCCCTACGGGCCTGCCGAAAGACTGTTTCTTCCAGCGCCACGCCTTCACCGGCATGCCGCCTTCGGTGGTGACCTTCGAGGCGACCAATTCCGAAGGCGAGACGAAGTCCTACCTGTCGGTGGAAGGCGCCAAGGGCTATCTGGCGCTGGCGCAGTTCGGCGTCGTCGAGTTCCACACCTGGGGCACGCATCGCGCGAGCCTCGACAAGCCGGACCAGATCGTCCTCGACCTCGATCCGGGGGAGGGAATTTCCTGGCGCGAGGTGGTCGAGGCCGCCGTGCACATCAAGGGCCAGCTCGAGGGGCTGGGGCTGGTGCCTTTCGCCAAAACCTCCGGCGGCAGCGGCATCCACATCACCGTGCCGGTGACGCAAAAGCAGAACTGGAAGAAGCTGCACCAGGCGACCAGCGCCATATCAACACACTTGGCGGCCAGTGCGCCCGACACGTTCACCACCACCATGGGCAAGGACAACCGCAAGAAGCGCATCTTCATCGACTATCACCGCAACGCGCGCGGCCACACCTCGGCAGCGCCCTATTCACTGCGCGCCCGCACCAACCTGCCGGCCTCCACGCCGGTAAGCTGGAGCGACCTGGAGCTGATCGACGCGCCACAGGACCTCAACTATTCGTCGCTGCCGGGCCTGCTGGAGACTTCGGGCGATCCCTGGGCTGAGATTGATGAGTTTGCGCGGGATTTGCCGGTGGTGGGGAACTAG